In Melanotaenia boesemani isolate fMelBoe1 chromosome 16, fMelBoe1.pri, whole genome shotgun sequence, the following proteins share a genomic window:
- the chrna1 gene encoding acetylcholine receptor subunit alpha, translated as MNLPRVHILLALFLCVYSGRVFCSEDETRLVKTLFTGYNKVVRPVNHFSEAVVVTVGLQLIQLISVDEVNQIVTSNVRLRQQWIDVNLKWNPDEYGGIKKIRIPSTDIWKPDLVLYNNADGDFAIIHETKVLLEYTGMITWNPPAIFKSYCEIIVLHFPFDLQNCSMKLGTWTYDGLLVVINPDSDRPDLSNFMESGEWVLKDYRSWKHWVYYTCCPDTPYLDITYHFLMLRLPLYFIVNVIIPCMLFSFLTGLVFYLPTDSGEKMTLSISVLLSLTVFLLVIVELIPSTSSAVPLIGKYMLFTMVFVIASIIITVIVINTHHRSPSTHTMPAWIRKVFIETIPNMMFFSTMKRPSQEIRQKRLFPTDMDISDISGNPTPTSVTYQSPIIKNPDVRSAIEGVKYIAETMKSDEESNNAAEEWKFVAMVLDHILLCVFMAVCIIGTLAVFAGRLIELNML; from the exons ATGAACCTTCCCAGGGTACACATCTTGTTGGCATTGTTTCTCTGTGTATATTCTG GCCGAGTATTCTGCTCAGAAGATGAGACGCGGTTAGTGAAAACCCTGTTCACCGGTTACAACAAAGTGGTTCGTCCTGTTAACCACTTCAGTGAGGCTGTAGTAGTCACTGTGGGACTGCAGCTCATCCAACTTATCAGTGTG GATGAAGTTAACCAGATTGTGACCAGTAATGTCCGTCTCAGACag CAATGGATAGATGTGAACCTAAAATGGAATCCAGATGAATACGGTGGCATCAAGAAGATCAGAATCCCTTCAACTGATATATGGAAACCTGATTTAGTGTTATACAACAA TGCTGACGGTGACTTTGCCATCATCCATGAAACTAAGGTTCTGCTGGAGTACACTGGCATGATAACATGGAACCCGCCAGCCATCTTTAAGAGTTACTGTGAAATTATCGTCCTTCACTTCCCATTCGACCTGCAGAACTGCAGCATGAAACTGGGGACCTGGACATATGATGGTCTTCTGGTTGTCATCAATCCA GACAGTGATCGACCTGACCTCAGTAACTTCATGGAGTCGGGTGAATGGGTGTTAAAGGACTACAGGAGCTGGAAACACTGGGTTTACTACACCTGCTGTCCTGACACTCCATACCTCGACATCACCTACCACTTCCTGATGCTACGGCTGCCACTTTATTTCATTGTCAATGTCATCATCCCCTGTATGCTGTTCTCTTTTCTCACTGGACTAGTCTTTTATCTCCCTACTGATTCTG GTGAAAAGATGACTCTCTCCATCTCCGTTCTGCTGTCTCTGACTGTCTTCCTGCTGGTCATCGTGGAGCTGATCCCCTCCACTTCAAGTGCTGTTCCCCTTATAGGGAAATACATGCTCTTTACAATGGTGTTTGTCATCGcgtccatcatcatcacagtCATCGTCATCAACACACATCACCGTTCGCCCAGCACACACACCATGCCTGCATGGATACGCAAG GTCTTTATTGAAACCATTCCCAACATGATGTTCTTCTCAACAATGAAGCGTCCCAGTCAGGAGATCCGGCAGAAGAGACTGTTCCCTACTGACATGGACATCTCTGACATCTCAG GCAACCCAACCCCCACCAGTGTCACCTACCAGTCTCCTATCATTAAAAACCCTGATGTGCGCAGTGCAATTGAAGGGGTGAAGTACATTGCTGAAACTATGAAATCAGACGAGGAATCGAACAAT GCAGCAGAGGAGTGGAAGTTCGTTGCCATGGTTTTGGATCacatcctgctgtgtgtgttcatgGCTGTGTGCATCATCGGGACGCTTGCTGTATTTGCTGGGAGACTCATTGAGCTCAACATGCTGTAA